The following proteins are encoded in a genomic region of Candidatus Binatus sp.:
- a CDS encoding SDR family NAD(P)-dependent oxidoreductase has protein sequence MAAPKMFDLSGNVAVVTGGNGGIGRGIALGFAEAGAAVAILARNEDKNRGVLAELERLGVPAIALKLDVTQRDQLRPAMENVERKLGPVSILVNNAGIAVMRGAMKFRAEDWDRVVETNLSSCFFLSQIAAQSMAQHQRGKIINIASEYSIFGAQSGIAYAAAKGGLVQATKTLAIELAPHNIQVNALIPGWIDTDLTVPAQSGKFFEEIITRTPAGRFGKPEEMAGAAIFLASHASDFVTGATICVDGGFAIR, from the coding sequence ATGGCTGCGCCAAAAATGTTCGACTTGAGCGGAAACGTCGCTGTCGTCACCGGTGGCAACGGTGGAATCGGCCGCGGAATCGCGCTCGGATTCGCGGAAGCCGGCGCCGCGGTGGCGATCCTCGCGCGCAACGAAGACAAGAATCGCGGCGTGCTCGCCGAACTCGAGCGTCTCGGCGTCCCGGCGATCGCACTCAAGCTCGATGTCACCCAGCGCGATCAGCTCCGCCCCGCGATGGAAAACGTCGAGCGCAAACTCGGCCCCGTATCGATCCTCGTGAACAACGCCGGTATCGCCGTGATGCGCGGCGCGATGAAGTTCCGCGCCGAGGATTGGGACCGCGTCGTCGAGACCAATCTGAGTTCGTGCTTTTTCCTCTCGCAGATAGCGGCGCAATCGATGGCGCAACACCAGCGCGGCAAGATCATCAACATCGCAAGCGAATACTCGATTTTCGGCGCGCAAAGCGGAATCGCGTACGCCGCGGCCAAGGGCGGACTCGTGCAAGCGACGAAAACGCTCGCGATCGAACTCGCGCCGCACAATATCCAGGTCAACGCGCTCATCCCCGGATGGATCGATACAGACCTCACAGTGCCTGCGCAGTCCGGCAAATTTTTCGAGGAAATCATCACGCGCACGCCCGCCGGGCGCTTCGGCAAGCCCGAGGAGATGGCCGGCGCCGCGATTTTTCTCGCCTCGCACGCATCCGACTTCGTGACCGGCGCGACCATCTGCGTTGACGGCGGCTTCGCGATCCGCTGA
- a CDS encoding SDR family NAD(P)-dependent oxidoreductase, producing MPNPKMFDLSGKVALVTGGNGGIGRGIALGLAEAGASVAIIGRNQERNDSTLAELQKIGVSAMATRLDVSNRKLLKPALDDIERKLGPLDILVNNAAFAVLKGLLDHTEEDWDSVIETDLTSCFLLSKYAAQSMIPRHAGKIINVASIGGFKGTPIYPSYGVSKGGLLQLTRCLAIELAPHNIQVNSLAPGWTTTDMTDWIRNDPRYAAIKEEMITRTPAGRFAEPSEMAGAAIFLASQASNFVTGADILVDGGFFIR from the coding sequence ATGCCCAATCCGAAAATGTTCGATCTGAGCGGTAAGGTTGCCCTGGTTACGGGCGGCAACGGCGGCATCGGGCGCGGGATCGCGCTCGGACTGGCCGAGGCTGGCGCGTCGGTCGCGATCATCGGCCGCAACCAGGAACGCAACGACTCGACGCTCGCGGAGTTGCAGAAAATCGGCGTGTCCGCGATGGCGACGCGGCTCGACGTTTCGAATCGCAAGCTCCTGAAGCCCGCCCTCGACGATATCGAACGCAAGCTTGGCCCGCTCGACATCCTGGTAAACAACGCCGCGTTCGCCGTGCTGAAGGGCCTGCTCGATCACACCGAAGAAGACTGGGATTCGGTGATCGAAACCGATCTCACGTCGTGCTTTCTGCTGTCGAAATACGCAGCCCAGTCGATGATTCCGCGCCACGCCGGCAAGATCATCAACGTCGCGAGCATCGGCGGTTTCAAGGGCACGCCGATTTATCCGTCGTACGGCGTGAGCAAGGGCGGCCTGTTGCAGCTCACGCGATGCCTCGCGATCGAGCTTGCGCCGCACAATATCCAGGTCAATTCGCTCGCGCCCGGCTGGACCACCACCGACATGACCGACTGGATTCGCAACGATCCGCGCTACGCCGCGATCAAGGAAGAGATGATCACGCGCACGCCCGCCGGCCGTTTCGCCGAGCCGTCCGAGATGGCGGGCGCGGCGATATTCCTCGCGTCGCAGGCGTCGAACTTCGTCACCGGCGCCGATATTCTCGTCGATGGCGGATTTTTCATTCGCTGA
- a CDS encoding HPr family phosphocarrier protein, whose translation MAEATVEVKNRLGLHLRAASTLAQTASKFSSQVMIGRGKTMTNAKSVTSIIMLGAGIGSKLKLRTEGADAREALKAVQDLFENRFGEE comes from the coding sequence GTGGCGGAGGCGACTGTGGAGGTGAAGAATCGGCTCGGGCTGCATCTGCGCGCAGCATCGACCCTTGCGCAAACCGCCTCAAAGTTCTCCTCGCAAGTGATGATCGGCCGCGGCAAAACCATGACCAACGCCAAGAGCGTCACCTCGATTATCATGCTCGGCGCCGGGATTGGCTCGAAACTGAAGCTGCGCACCGAAGGTGCCGACGCTCGCGAAGCGCTAAAAGCGGTGCAGGACTTATTCGAAAACCGCTTCGGCGAAGAATGA
- the murJ gene encoding murein biosynthesis integral membrane protein MurJ has protein sequence MEASAIADAQAQNESGNASGEAGGSTANRAGTIAGGVLLSRIAGLIRDSIFAHYLGNSATADAFKAGFRIPNILQNLFGEGVLSASFIPVYGKLLGEGDTETADMVAWGVGAILTLGVSVLVALGVMVTPYLIDVIAPGFEGDKRELTIQIVRILFPGAGLLVISAWFLGVLNSHHKFFISYTAPVAWNVAMIAALLWYGPRRSQDGLAIAISWASVVGSALQIAVQAPATMALLSKHRIDFARVAAPLRAVFRNLTPVVASRGVVNLTTYVDNVLSSLLPTGAVAALNYGQLLYMMPISLFGYSVAASELPAMSRAAGAMPEQMNAILRTRLNHGLRQIAFMVIPSSAAFLILGDVIVALIYQSGAFTHSDSIYVWGVVAGSGIGLLAATMGRLYNSAFYALFDTRTPLRFAMIRVALTLVLGYLCAIPLPHLIGIAQKWGVAGLTASAGVAGWVEFALLRASLNKRIGWTGLEQSYLARLWTLSIGAAILAFGLKLRIAGLGPRIGGLAILSVYGGIYLLGAWMMKMPELRLIVAQITRRFGARANDRSLR, from the coding sequence ATGGAAGCGTCGGCGATCGCGGACGCGCAAGCGCAAAACGAATCGGGCAACGCGAGCGGCGAGGCTGGCGGATCGACGGCAAATCGCGCGGGCACGATCGCGGGCGGCGTGCTGCTCAGCCGCATCGCAGGGCTGATTCGCGACAGCATTTTCGCGCACTACCTCGGCAACTCCGCGACCGCCGACGCGTTTAAGGCCGGCTTCCGCATCCCGAATATTTTGCAGAATCTGTTTGGCGAGGGCGTGCTGTCGGCGTCGTTCATCCCCGTGTACGGAAAATTGCTTGGCGAGGGCGATACCGAAACTGCCGACATGGTGGCATGGGGCGTCGGCGCGATTCTGACGCTTGGAGTTTCGGTGCTGGTCGCGCTCGGGGTGATGGTGACGCCGTATCTGATCGACGTGATCGCGCCGGGCTTCGAGGGCGACAAACGCGAGTTGACGATCCAGATCGTGCGCATCCTGTTTCCGGGCGCGGGCTTGCTGGTGATCTCGGCGTGGTTCCTCGGCGTGCTGAACAGTCATCACAAATTTTTTATTTCATACACGGCGCCGGTTGCGTGGAACGTCGCGATGATCGCGGCGCTCTTGTGGTACGGACCGCGGCGGTCGCAGGATGGGCTCGCGATCGCGATCTCGTGGGCGTCAGTGGTTGGCTCGGCGCTGCAAATCGCGGTGCAGGCGCCGGCGACGATGGCGCTGCTGAGCAAGCATCGGATCGATTTCGCGCGCGTCGCGGCGCCGCTGCGCGCGGTGTTTCGTAATCTGACGCCGGTCGTCGCGAGCCGCGGAGTCGTCAACCTGACGACCTACGTCGATAACGTGCTCTCGAGCTTGCTGCCGACCGGCGCGGTCGCAGCGCTCAACTACGGGCAGTTGCTCTACATGATGCCGATCAGTCTGTTCGGCTACTCGGTCGCGGCGTCGGAGTTGCCGGCGATGTCCCGCGCGGCGGGCGCGATGCCCGAGCAGATGAACGCGATTTTGCGCACGCGGCTGAACCACGGGCTGCGCCAGATTGCGTTCATGGTGATTCCGTCGTCGGCGGCGTTCCTGATTCTTGGCGACGTGATCGTCGCGCTGATTTACCAATCCGGCGCGTTCACGCACAGCGATTCAATTTACGTGTGGGGCGTGGTCGCGGGCTCGGGAATCGGACTGCTCGCCGCGACGATGGGGCGACTTTACAACTCCGCGTTCTACGCATTGTTCGATACGCGGACGCCGCTCAGGTTCGCGATGATTCGCGTCGCGCTGACGCTGGTGCTCGGTTACCTGTGCGCGATTCCGCTGCCGCACCTGATCGGCATCGCGCAAAAATGGGGAGTCGCGGGACTGACGGCGTCGGCGGGCGTCGCGGGATGGGTCGAGTTCGCGCTGCTGCGGGCCTCGTTGAACAAGCGGATCGGATGGACCGGGCTCGAGCAATCGTATCTCGCCAGGCTGTGGACGTTGTCGATCGGCGCCGCGATTCTCGCGTTCGGGTTGAAACTCCGAATCGCGGGACTCGGTCCGCGGATCGGCGGCCTCGCGATTCTTTCAGTGTACGGCGGAATCTATCTGCTGGGCGCGTGGATGATGAAAATGCCGGAACTGCGACTGATAGTCGCGCAGATCACGCGCCGGTTCGGGGCGCGCGCAAACGATCGATCACTGCGGTAG
- the lysS gene encoding lysine--tRNA ligase produces MAGAGKNESQAPAVSGATLWPREEAERLRERVSSYEASRPVIFQSGFGPSGLPHLGTMCEILRPSYVRHAFGKIEPSRPTRLIVFIDDMDGLRKVPENVPRREEIAQHLGQPVSKISDPFGCCASFSEHMVGLLTKFLEPVEVEYELIRSSEMYSAGRFDEALKLILEKHQAITAIITPTLREENRAGWSPFMPLCPRCGQVIERRVTAYHVERAAIEFVCEKSAGGVAGCGFSGEQSVLGGKAKVQWKVDWALRWYALAVDYELYGKDLTDSARLSGQILRVLGGNPPLGFPFEMFLDEEGRKVSKSIGRGVTVEQWTRYAPIEVLKMFLLQNPRRARKLFLGSIPQYVDEFLGALREHANADEAAQKSSALEFVLQKNTPRRFNSDLSFGMMMNLVATLGSSDRDFIWKYLTSYDTAIAGDAETEAMARTLIECTLNFYADFIEPTKQAYAPTGVEREQLQSLVEFLGEHRDASAEEIEKKIYDLGRENYDKPGKIFPLMYRSILGQERGPRLGAFIRLATPARVLELLDATLARSA; encoded by the coding sequence ATGGCGGGTGCGGGCAAAAACGAATCACAGGCGCCGGCGGTCTCAGGCGCGACGCTATGGCCGCGCGAGGAAGCGGAGCGGCTCCGCGAGCGGGTGTCGTCGTACGAGGCATCGCGGCCGGTGATTTTTCAAAGCGGCTTCGGACCGTCGGGATTGCCGCATCTCGGCACGATGTGCGAAATCCTGCGGCCGTCGTACGTGCGCCACGCATTCGGGAAGATCGAACCGTCGCGGCCGACGCGGCTGATCGTTTTCATCGACGACATGGACGGGCTCCGCAAAGTGCCGGAGAACGTGCCGCGCCGCGAAGAAATCGCGCAGCATCTCGGCCAGCCGGTGTCGAAGATTTCCGATCCGTTCGGATGCTGCGCCAGTTTTTCGGAGCACATGGTCGGCCTGCTGACAAAATTTCTGGAGCCGGTCGAAGTCGAGTACGAACTGATCCGGTCGTCGGAGATGTATTCGGCGGGACGCTTCGATGAGGCGCTCAAGCTGATCCTCGAAAAGCATCAGGCGATCACCGCGATCATCACGCCGACGCTGCGCGAGGAAAATCGCGCGGGATGGTCGCCGTTCATGCCGCTTTGTCCGCGCTGCGGGCAGGTAATCGAGCGCAGGGTGACGGCGTATCACGTCGAGCGCGCGGCGATCGAGTTCGTCTGCGAGAAGAGCGCGGGCGGCGTTGCCGGATGCGGCTTCAGCGGCGAGCAATCGGTGCTGGGCGGCAAAGCGAAGGTGCAGTGGAAAGTCGATTGGGCGCTCAGATGGTACGCGCTCGCAGTCGATTACGAACTTTACGGCAAGGACCTCACCGATTCGGCGCGCCTGTCGGGACAAATCCTGCGCGTGCTCGGCGGCAATCCGCCGCTGGGGTTTCCGTTCGAGATGTTTCTCGACGAAGAGGGGCGCAAGGTATCGAAGTCGATTGGGCGCGGCGTGACGGTCGAGCAATGGACGCGCTACGCGCCGATCGAAGTGCTGAAGATGTTCCTGCTGCAGAATCCGCGGCGCGCACGGAAATTGTTTCTCGGCTCGATTCCGCAATACGTCGATGAATTCCTCGGCGCGCTGCGCGAGCACGCCAACGCGGATGAAGCCGCGCAGAAAAGCTCGGCGCTCGAGTTCGTGCTACAGAAAAATACGCCGCGAAGATTCAACAGCGATCTCAGTTTCGGGATGATGATGAACCTGGTCGCGACGCTGGGAAGTTCGGATCGCGATTTCATCTGGAAATATCTGACCAGCTACGACACGGCGATCGCGGGCGACGCGGAGACCGAAGCGATGGCGCGCACTTTGATCGAGTGCACGCTGAATTTCTACGCGGATTTTATCGAGCCGACGAAGCAGGCATACGCGCCGACCGGCGTTGAGCGGGAGCAGTTGCAGAGCCTCGTCGAGTTTCTCGGAGAGCATCGGGACGCGAGCGCCGAGGAGATCGAGAAGAAGATTTATGATCTCGGGCGCGAGAATTACGACAAGCCGGGCAAGATTTTTCCGCTGATGTATCGATCGATCCTGGGGCAGGAGAGGGGCCCGCGCCTGGGCGCGTTTATCAGGCTCGCGACGCCGGCGCGCGTGCTCGAGTTGCTCGACGCCACGCTCGCCCGTTCCGCCTAG
- the hemW gene encoding radical SAM family heme chaperone HemW: MSFSLYVHIPWCQSKCPYCDFNSHAAASWPEHQYTATLIAELERRAAMAPFAGERIKTIFFGGGTPSLFDPKSIGAIIDAAARIFGIDSGAEITLEANPGTVNAEKLRGMRAAGVNRISFGAQSFNDATLKFLGRIHTADETREAAKLAHRAGFDRLNLDLIFAVPGQTVADILFDIESAVGLEPDHISAYNLTFEEGTAFFTDLKRGRIKQLPTDEQAAMYATVREEIPRRGYPMYEISNYAPPGHEARHNLAYWRGESYIGIGAGAHSYARDGQGGRRWWNEKFPARYIAAIEERGLAEAGSENVDETSSQGEFVFLNLRLRDGFALRDFHDRFGRNFECIFGATATPLFNDGLLTLDRGRIKLTDRGLEMADSVFAEFV, encoded by the coding sequence GTGAGCTTCTCACTCTACGTCCATATTCCGTGGTGCCAGTCCAAGTGCCCGTATTGCGATTTCAATTCGCACGCCGCCGCGTCGTGGCCCGAGCATCAATACACCGCCACGCTGATTGCTGAACTCGAGCGTCGCGCCGCGATGGCGCCGTTTGCCGGCGAACGCATCAAGACGATCTTTTTTGGCGGCGGCACTCCGTCGCTGTTCGATCCAAAATCAATCGGCGCGATTATCGACGCAGCCGCGCGAATTTTCGGAATCGATTCCGGCGCAGAGATCACGCTCGAAGCAAATCCCGGCACCGTCAACGCTGAAAAATTGCGCGGGATGCGCGCGGCGGGCGTCAATCGCATCAGCTTCGGCGCGCAATCGTTCAACGATGCCACGCTGAAATTCCTCGGCCGCATCCACACCGCCGACGAAACGCGCGAGGCCGCCAAACTGGCGCATCGCGCCGGCTTCGATCGCCTCAACCTCGACTTGATCTTCGCCGTCCCCGGCCAGACCGTCGCCGACATTTTGTTCGATATCGAGTCAGCCGTCGGGCTCGAGCCCGATCACATTTCCGCCTACAACCTGACCTTCGAGGAAGGCACCGCTTTTTTCACCGACTTGAAGCGTGGACGAATCAAGCAGTTGCCGACCGACGAGCAGGCCGCGATGTATGCGACCGTGCGCGAGGAAATTCCGCGCCGCGGCTACCCGATGTACGAAATCTCGAATTACGCGCCGCCCGGCCACGAAGCGCGCCACAATCTCGCTTACTGGCGCGGCGAAAGTTACATCGGAATCGGCGCCGGCGCGCATAGCTATGCTCGCGACGGTCAAGGCGGACGGCGATGGTGGAATGAAAAATTCCCGGCGCGCTACATCGCGGCGATCGAAGAGCGCGGCCTCGCCGAGGCTGGCTCCGAAAACGTCGATGAGACCAGTTCGCAGGGCGAGTTCGTGTTCCTGAATCTGCGGCTCCGCGACGGCTTTGCGCTCCGCGATTTCCATGATCGCTTCGGCCGCAACTTCGAATGTATCTTCGGCGCGACCGCCACTCCGCTCTTCAACGACGGATTGCTCACGCTCGATCGCGGCCGTATCAAGCTTACCGATCGCGGCCTCGAAATGGCCGACTCCGTCTTCGCCGAATTCGTCTAG
- a CDS encoding 4-hydroxyphenylacetate 3-hydroxylase N-terminal domain-containing protein, which translates to MGLRTAEQYKNSLRDGRAVFFRGEKVADVTAHPVIGIAVEHAALDYRMADDPKYRELAVVKEGGDEYSRYFHIPRNSDDLLKRSALIAASTREGATLVVLIKEIGTDALLALNIIGERMAAAGKPEYKERIHNYYRNCRDNDLAIAVAQTDAKGDRALGPTQQDHPDYYVRIVEERPDGIVVRGAKVHTSVSTNTNEVIVLPTRAMRAEDKAYAVAFALPINTPGLKLIASPHGSSHKNEFEHPLSARHKMMETLTVFDDVFVPKERVFLQGEIEFAGLLALTFVRFHRFTAVSYKLPLLELMCGAGFAVAEANGISRAGHVRDKLTHLAAYHTTVRGLIEHAARTCTIEDGVAVPNTLLTNVAKYHFAHNYHQAVQIVQDLAGGLLVTAPAAEDLTSEATREYVLKYMGGAKGFDAEKRLRLLNLVSDLTSSEFGGYQEVLAVHAEGGFEAEKLQAYREYDFKTVAAYARKLAGV; encoded by the coding sequence ATGGGATTACGGACGGCTGAGCAATACAAGAATTCGCTGCGCGATGGGCGCGCAGTGTTTTTTCGGGGCGAGAAAGTCGCCGATGTCACCGCGCATCCGGTGATCGGAATCGCGGTCGAGCACGCGGCGCTCGATTACCGCATGGCCGACGACCCGAAGTATCGCGAGCTGGCAGTGGTGAAAGAAGGCGGCGACGAATACAGCCGCTATTTTCATATCCCCAGAAACAGCGACGATTTGCTCAAGCGCAGCGCGCTGATCGCGGCCTCGACGCGCGAGGGCGCAACGCTGGTGGTTCTGATCAAGGAGATCGGAACCGACGCGCTGCTGGCGCTGAATATCATCGGCGAGCGGATGGCCGCGGCGGGCAAGCCTGAATACAAGGAACGAATTCACAACTACTATCGCAACTGCCGCGACAATGACTTGGCGATCGCGGTGGCGCAGACCGACGCGAAGGGCGATCGCGCGCTCGGGCCCACCCAGCAGGATCATCCGGATTATTACGTGCGCATCGTCGAGGAGCGGCCGGACGGGATCGTCGTGCGCGGCGCGAAGGTGCATACCAGCGTATCGACCAATACCAATGAAGTGATCGTGCTGCCGACGCGGGCGATGCGCGCGGAAGACAAGGCCTATGCGGTCGCGTTTGCGCTGCCGATCAACACGCCGGGCCTGAAACTGATCGCGTCACCGCACGGCTCGAGTCACAAAAACGAATTCGAGCATCCGCTGAGCGCGCGCCACAAGATGATGGAGACGCTGACGGTGTTCGACGACGTGTTCGTGCCGAAGGAGCGCGTGTTCCTGCAGGGCGAGATCGAGTTCGCAGGATTGCTCGCGCTGACGTTCGTGCGGTTCCATCGCTTCACCGCGGTATCGTACAAGCTGCCGTTGCTCGAACTGATGTGCGGTGCGGGCTTCGCAGTCGCGGAGGCCAACGGAATTTCGCGCGCGGGTCACGTGCGCGACAAGCTGACGCATCTGGCGGCGTATCACACCACGGTGCGCGGATTGATCGAGCATGCGGCGCGCACCTGCACCATCGAAGACGGCGTCGCGGTGCCGAATACGTTGCTGACCAACGTCGCGAAATATCACTTCGCGCACAACTATCATCAGGCGGTGCAAATCGTGCAGGACCTCGCGGGCGGCCTGCTCGTGACGGCGCCGGCGGCCGAAGATCTCACCAGCGAAGCGACCCGCGAGTATGTGCTGAAATACATGGGCGGCGCGAAGGGCTTCGATGCGGAGAAGCGGCTCCGATTGCTCAACCTGGTGAGCGATCTGACCTCGTCGGAATTTGGCGGATATCAGGAAGTGCTCGCGGTCCATGCCGAGGGCGGTTTCGAAGCGGAGAAATTACAGGCGTATCGCGAGTACGATTTCAAAACCGTCGCGGCCTACGCGCGCAAACTGGCGGGAGTTTAG
- a CDS encoding bifunctional oligoribonuclease/PAP phosphatase NrnA, translating to MDPAFTKQKIKELRAMVCEGDRVAILLQDDPDPDAMSSAMALRTLLGRNKQTTPIFSFTPVTRPENRTMVHLLEIEIAQATTEELDTFDKIAMVDVQPPFFGEKIPRADIVIDHHPGYDSGNAPFEDVRVRYGATATIMTEYLMTADERISERLATALLYGIRSDTLMLSRRVTEDDLQAFTHLTPLANYNLMRQIDRPELPLSFAQILGRAMKRMVVEDKLIVLNLGRVERDDLIVQMADFCLQFEGVEWVAVAGKLGKNLVISVRNHGMGRANAGELVKTLFGDIGSAGGHRNMAKAVIPLTSWRRREKTTRDPAIEARLRDLFAGQIIKTTEGDDGRSPNGRNGS from the coding sequence ATGGACCCAGCTTTTACCAAACAGAAAATCAAGGAACTGCGTGCGATGGTCTGCGAGGGTGATCGCGTCGCGATTCTGCTCCAGGACGATCCCGACCCCGACGCGATGTCGAGCGCGATGGCGCTGCGCACGCTGCTCGGGCGCAATAAGCAGACCACGCCGATCTTTTCCTTCACTCCCGTCACCCGCCCCGAAAACCGCACGATGGTGCATCTGCTCGAAATCGAGATCGCCCAGGCGACCACCGAAGAACTCGACACCTTCGACAAGATCGCGATGGTCGACGTGCAGCCGCCGTTCTTCGGCGAAAAAATTCCCCGCGCCGATATCGTGATCGATCATCATCCCGGTTACGACTCCGGCAACGCGCCGTTCGAGGATGTCCGTGTTCGCTACGGCGCCACCGCCACCATCATGACCGAGTACCTGATGACCGCCGATGAGCGCATCAGCGAACGCCTCGCGACCGCGCTGCTCTACGGCATCCGCAGCGACACCCTGATGCTTTCGCGGCGCGTCACCGAGGACGACCTGCAGGCGTTCACGCATCTCACGCCGCTGGCAAATTACAATCTGATGCGCCAGATCGATCGGCCCGAACTGCCGCTGAGTTTCGCGCAGATTTTAGGCCGCGCGATGAAGCGGATGGTGGTCGAGGACAAGTTGATCGTGCTTAATCTTGGCCGCGTCGAACGCGATGATCTGATTGTGCAGATGGCCGACTTCTGCCTCCAGTTCGAAGGAGTCGAGTGGGTCGCCGTGGCCGGCAAGCTCGGCAAAAATCTCGTCATCAGCGTCCGCAATCATGGGATGGGCCGCGCCAACGCCGGTGAACTGGTAAAGACTCTGTTCGGCGATATCGGCAGCGCCGGCGGGCATCGCAATATGGCCAAGGCAGTCATCCCGCTTACCAGTTGGCGGCGCCGCGAAAAGACCACGCGCGATCCCGCAATCGAGGCGCGGCTGCGCGACTTGTTCGCCGGGCAAATCATAAAGACGACCGAAGGCGACGACGGCCGCTCCCCTAACGGACGCAATGGTTCGTAG
- a CDS encoding bifunctional heptose 7-phosphate kinase/heptose 1-phosphate adenyltransferase, with translation MARHKPPSPANVNSDRPTLPALKPLRVMVAGEVILDRYIWGDVSRISPEAPIPILRVQRREERPGNAGFVMANLRALGADVSALSVVGSDRNGRLLREIFAALGIATRAMLTDPDRPTTVKDRMLGSVQAAHRGTQQLLRVDEEDPRPLSAVRERELIKRIAAELQRVDGVLISDIDKGMLTPAVLRALIDGGRKRGIPVIVDPRRTSDFSIYRGATALTPNRFETELATGMHLTDRDEWRKAAETLVRKLGLEACLITLDRDGMYLAERGGHDTYVPTAPRDVYDVTGAGDVVLSVFGMFSIAGLGYSSAARIANLAASIEVTRLGTEVITRDDLARALSPVHSSYEHKILSLDELKSVLERERRAGRRIAFTNGCFDLLHAGHVQSLAFARAQADLLVVGLNSDRSVRAIKGDARPIYPSSERARILAAMEAVDYVVIFDDARAEKIIRAVKPDVLIKGDDWRGKTVDGQAFVESRGGRVALAPMLDGRSTTAVIDRLRAPRTGA, from the coding sequence ATGGCCCGACACAAACCGCCTTCACCTGCGAATGTCAATTCCGATCGCCCGACTCTGCCCGCGCTCAAGCCGCTCCGCGTGATGGTCGCGGGCGAAGTGATCCTCGACCGGTACATCTGGGGCGACGTTTCGCGCATCTCGCCCGAGGCGCCGATTCCAATTTTGCGCGTGCAGCGCCGCGAGGAGCGCCCGGGCAACGCGGGTTTCGTGATGGCGAATTTGCGCGCGCTCGGCGCCGACGTTTCCGCGCTCAGCGTCGTCGGCAGCGATCGCAATGGCCGCCTGCTGCGCGAAATCTTTGCCGCTCTCGGAATCGCGACGCGCGCGATGCTCACCGATCCCGATCGTCCCACCACTGTCAAGGATCGGATGCTCGGTTCCGTGCAGGCAGCGCATCGCGGGACGCAACAACTGCTGCGCGTCGATGAAGAAGATCCGCGCCCGCTGAGCGCCGTACGTGAACGAGAACTGATCAAGCGCATCGCGGCGGAATTGCAACGCGTCGACGGCGTGCTGATTTCCGACATCGACAAGGGGATGCTCACGCCGGCCGTGCTGCGCGCGCTGATCGACGGCGGTCGCAAACGCGGCATCCCGGTGATCGTCGATCCGCGCCGCACGTCTGATTTTTCCATTTATCGCGGCGCCACCGCGCTCACGCCCAATCGCTTCGAAACCGAACTGGCAACCGGGATGCATCTGACCGATCGCGACGAATGGCGCAAAGCCGCCGAGACCCTGGTCCGCAAACTCGGCCTCGAAGCGTGTCTCATCACGCTCGATCGCGACGGCATGTATCTCGCCGAACGCGGCGGCCATGACACTTACGTGCCGACCGCGCCGCGCGACGTGTACGACGTGACCGGCGCCGGCGATGTGGTGCTGAGCGTGTTCGGGATGTTCTCGATCGCCGGACTCGGCTATTCATCCGCCGCGCGCATCGCGAATCTCGCCGCCAGCATCGAGGTCACGCGCCTCGGCACCGAAGTGATCACGCGCGACGATCTCGCCCGCGCGCTGAGCCCCGTTCACAGCAGCTACGAGCATAAGATCCTGTCGCTCGACGAACTCAAGAGCGTGCTCGAGCGCGAGCGTCGCGCTGGCCGCCGAATCGCGTTTACCAACGGATGCTTCGATTTGCTGCATGCGGGTCACGTGCAGAGTCTCGCATTCGCGCGCGCGCAGGCCGACTTGCTGGTGGTTGGCCTCAACAGCGATCGCAGCGTGCGCGCGATCAAAGGCGACGCGCGACCGATCTATCCGTCGAGTGAGCGCGCGCGCATCCTCGCGGCGATGGAGGCGGTCGATTACGTCGTGATTTTCGACGACGCCCGCGCGGAGAAGATCATTCGCGCCGTCAAGCCCGACGTTTTGATCAAGGGCGATGATTGGCGCGGCAAAACCGTCGATGGCCAGGCGTTCGTCGAATCGCGCGGCGGACGAGTCGCGCTGGCGCCGATGCTCGACGGGCGCAGCACTACCGCAGTGATCGATCGTTTGCGCGCGCCCCGAACCGGCGCGTGA